In Runella sp. SP2, the genomic window CGAAAAACCAGACATTGAAACGGCTACGCAATTTCTTGTATCGGGAAAGTTTCTGTGGAACAGCGGGATGTTTTGTTTTAAAGCCAAGGTATTTTTGGAAGAACTTGCTAAGTACGAACCCGAACTGTTTGCCGCTGCCCAGCATGCCTGGCAAAACCAACAAGGTGGGTTTCTTCCGCAGTTTGAAACCTTAGCCATTCCATCCAAAAGCATTGACTACGCCGTGATGGAACGCTCTCAACGCATTAAAGTAGTCCCTGCCACCTTTGAATGGTACGATTTAGGCTCGTACGAAGCCCTGTGGGACTATTTTGAAGCGAAAGGCCACGACCATCATTTTAGGGAAAACAACATGGTCTTACAAACGGGTCAAAAACACGTAGAATTGGTGGGAGTAGATGGGCTGGTAATAGTTGAAACCGAAAATACCATTTTGGTATTGCCAAAATCAAAATCTCAGGAGGTAAAAAGGGTGTATGAGCGCCTCAAGGGATAAAAAGAAAACGCATGTCAGTAGCACACAGAGTTATAAAAAATACGGGGTTTTTGTACGCCAAAATGGGGATAACAATGTTTATTTCCCTTTATACGACCCGCCTAGTACTCAACTCGCTTGGCGCCGAAGACTTTGGGATTTTTAACATCGTGGGAGGTGCCATTGCCATGCTGGGGTTCTTAAACGCTGCAATGGGAGGGGCAACTCAACGTTACATGTCTTATGCTGAAGGGGAAGGGAATAAAGAAAAACTAAAGAAAATTTTTAATATAAGCACTGTATTCCACTTTTTGACAGCACTTCTATTGGGTTTTATATTAATTGTCGCTGGTTGTTTTTTTTTTAATAAGATATTAAATATTGACGCTGAGCGAAGTTATGCTGCTAAGGTAGTGTATTGTAGCCTAATAACAAGTACTGTATTTACTGTGATGACAGTACCTTACGATGCGATACTTAATGCTCATGAAAATATGCGCTATTATTCTGTTGTGGGAGTAATAGAATCTCTAATGAGGTTAGCTGTAGCATTCGCGGTAGTATATTCGAGAGAAGATAAATTGATTGTTTATGGTATTTTAATGTCATTCGTTCCGTTTATCACAATGATTATCATGCGTGTTTATTGCCATAGACGATATGAGGAATGTACTATTGCACCAAGGCTTTATTGGGACAAGCAACTTTCAAGAGAGATGGTTAGATATGCTAGCTGGAGTTTATTTAGGGCAAGTACTGGAATGCTATCTCAATATGGCTTAAGTATAGTACTTAACAGTTTTTATGGAACTCTATTAAATGCAGCACAAGGAATAGCAAATCAAATTTCAGGACAATTAGCAGTATTTTCTACTACTATGATGAAAGTATTGACCCCTATCATAAACAAGGAAGAAGGCACAGGGAATCGCAGAGTAATGATTAATACAGTAATGATAGGCACAAAGTTTTCTTTTTTTATATTATCAGTATTTATCATTCCATTTATAATTGAAACACCTTATATTTTAAAAATATGGCTTAAAAAAGTTCCTGAATGGGCAGTTTTATTTACCAGACTACAACTGTTACGAAGTATGATTGAACAGTTGTCTATATTAATGGAAAATGCAATAGCTGCGAAGGGAAATATAAAAGAATTTACAATAATTAAAAGTGTATTAAATATACTTCCAGTTATACTAACATATTGCTGTTTTTATTTTGGATATTCGCCGTATTTTTTATATTTAAATTGGATTACAATAGGTGGAATTATTGGAGGTGGGCTTTTGTTATACTTTACCCATAAAGAATGCGGTCTATTGTATTCGGAGTATTTTATAAAAGTATTTAATCCATGCATTAAATTGTTATTAATTATGTTTATTTGTGGGTTATTTCCATTATTATTTATGCCAATTTCTTTCTTTAGACTCTTAACAGTGTGCTTTATTACAATAATGGCTTTTGTTATATCATTATATATATTTTTATTAACAAATCAAGAAAAGATTATTATTCGTACTTTATTAAGTAAAATATTGAAAACAACTCAAATTAAGGCTAAATTATCTGTCTAAAAAGAATATGGAAGGTACAATTATATATGCTTCAGGTCAAATGTGTAATCAATTTTGGGTCTATTCTAACTTCATAGCAGATGCAATTGACACAAATGAAAGAGTTGGAATATGGGCACCAAATTTTAATATTGAAGATTTTCCGAGTTTATATCATTCGAAATATGTGAGATTTCCATTTTTTATAAAGGGAATAATAAGGTTTATTGGATATAAAAAATATAAAAAGTACGTTCAACCATTCCTTTCTGCAAGAATAATATTGATGCTTTGTTGTCTTTTAAGCAGAGTAATTCCTAGGATATCCTTTAAAGTAATTGACATCTCATACATGAAAAGTAAGAACAGAGCCAAATATTTAAATCAATTAAAGGAGTTATTTGCACCAGATAAATATATTTTAGATGACGTGACTTTACTATTTAATTCCAAAAGATCGGAATACAACCAAATTGTTGGTATTCATATAAGACATGGAGATTATCGTACATTTAAGGGTGGTAAATATTTTTACCAGTTAAATGAGTATAAAAAAATCATGAAACAAATCATTTACATGTTTAAAAGTGACCTTAAAATTGGATTCTTTATTGCATGTAATGAAAATATTAATTACATTAAGTTTAATGAATTTAATTTTTTTTATATTGAAAATTCAAATTCATTAAAAGATTTAATGGGACTTAGCCTATGCGATTATATAATCGGACCTCCATCTTCCTACTCTGCATGGGCCTCACTATATACGCACACACCCTTATATTTTGTTGAAGATATAAAAAGTGAAATATCAAAAGACAAGTTTATTCATATTGAAGATATTTGGTTTTTAAAATAGAAACATTTAAACATAGTAATAGTATAACTACTATTATTAATTACTCTATATAAATTATTTTTATTATGACTCAGTCAGATTACAAAGAAATGTATTTTCTAAACCCAAGCATAAAACATAACGGATATGCGTCTTATCCAATTCGATTATCAATTAGAAAGGCAATTGAAGAATTGAAAAATAAAATTGAGGGTGAAGTTATTGATATTGGATGTGGGGTTATGCCTTACAAAGAACTGTTGATTCAAAATAATAAAATATCAAAATATACTGGAATTGATTGGGAAGGTGGTTCTTACGAGCATATTTCAAAACCAGATTTGTATTGGGACGGGAGAAAAATACCACTTTCAGATAATAGTGTAGATTGGGTTATTGCTACTGAAATCTTAGAACACTATTTTGATACAAAATCAATTTTAGATGAAATAAAAAGAGTACTAAAGCCAGGAGGGAAATTATTTTTTACAGTTCCTTTTGTTATGACTTTATACGAAGTTCCATATGATGAGTTTCGATTTACACCATTTTCTCTTCAAAAATATTTTGAATTAGTAGGGTATAGTAAATATGAAATAAAGCCATTAGGAGGAATAAACTTTAGTCTGGCAATTATGTATGGGAATAGGGTACAAAATAAAAGTTTGTGTAAGGTATTGAGAAAAATATTACCAATTTTACTACACCCATTTTATGTGCTTTTGATAAAAAAAGATTTGAAAACAGAGTTTATTAATTCTGCTTATCCGTCAGGGCTGTTTGGGTTTGTGGAGAAATGAAATCAGAGTTGAATATATTATTTATCTCTTTTGATGCAGACCCCCCTCATATGGGAGGAACTGCTACTGTTGTGAATGTACTTGCTAAAGCCTTTCAGTCAATGGGTCATTTTGTTGCATTGGGGTATTTCGAAGACTCAAATTATCCATCACAATTTTTTAAATATAAAATCAAATTAAATGTAGAAAATAAAAAAGAAATAGAGGTATTTATGTCGCAACATAAATTTGATATAGTTTACAATACACAGGCCATGAATACTGATTTTTTATTTCTAAGATCTTTATTTGTAGAAAATTGTAAAATTATTTCTGCTTATCATAATAAACCCCGATTGCGTTATCTTTCTTTAGAGTCATTAATGAATATTTATTACTCATCTAAGAATCCATTATATAAAATATATACTCTTGCAAAGATCCCCTTGCTTCCTATTTGGAAATATAAATTACAAAAAGAAGAGAGAGTGAAATTTGCAAAAATGGTTGAGCATAGTGATAGAGTTCAATTACTATCTAAAAAATTTTACCCTACCTTCTTTGAAATTCTGCCAAAAACGCCAGTGAGTAAATTGATAGCGATTGGAAATCCTGTTGTGTTTGAAAATTTTTATCCTGTTGGTAAGTTAGTGGAAAAAGAAAAAAAAGTAATTGTTGTATGTTCAGTTAACTATCAAAAGAGGCCTGAATTAATGATTAAGATATGGTCAGAGATTGAAAAGGATGAAAATTTCATGGAGTGGTCTTTTGACTTTATTGGAGGAGGTGATGGCTTTGATAGAATTATAAGAATGTCAGAGAAATTAAATTTAAAACGTATAAAGTTTTTGGGATATCAACAACCTGAAACTTTTTACAATAAAGCATCAATATTTATGATGACATCACGATATGAAGGTTGGCCAATGGTCCTCATGGAAGCTATGCAAATGGGAGTAGTGCCAATTGTATTTAACAGCTTTGAATCTTTAGATGAAATAGTTGTTGACAAAAAAACTGGATATATTATTTCTAATAACGACTTAAAAGGGTTTGTAAATCGAATGAAATGGCTTATGAAAAATGAAAATATAAGGCATTTATTAGCAAAAAATGCAATTAAAAGTTGTGAAAATTTCAGAATAGAAAAGATATATTATAAGTATTTGTATATTTTTAAAGAATTGCTTATTGAGAAAGAGAAATGATTTTGAAAAAAAGATAATTATGTTGTGAAAATTTTAGAATAGAAAAAATATACTAAATGTATTTTACATTAATTATATACAAAAAGAAACAATTTTGAAAAAAATTTTAATTATATTGCCTTATTTTGGTTCATTTCCCAAAATGTTTCCTTTCTGGCTTGAGTCGGCTTATGCAAACTCATCGATTGATTTTCTTATTATAACAAATAATAAACTGGATGCTAAAAAAAACATCAAAGTAGTAAATATGGAATTTGAAGAATTAAAGCTAGTTATACAAAAAAAATTTGATTTTCCAATAAGCCTCCCATCTCCTTATAAGCTTTGTGACTTTAAAGGGGCTTATGGAGTAATTTTTTGTAACTTTATAAAAGGCTATGACTTTTGGGGGTTTGGTGACATTGATTTAATTTATGGAAATATTCGGCTATTTCTTACAAATGAAATTTTGAGTAATTTTTGGGTCATTTCTGGATGGGGACATTTGACGCTTTATAAGAATAATGAAATGTGTAATAATTTTTTCAAGAATTATCTAGAAGGTTTTCAATACTATAAAAACGTTTTTAGCAACCCAAAAAATAGTGCATTTGATGAATATAATCATAGAGGATTAAGTGACATGTGGAAAGTATTATATCCAGAAAAAATATGGAATTATTATCCATTCGATGATATTAGAGTGCCGAGAATTAATTTTAATTTTATTTCTGAATTTCATCTTGAATGCTCACATAAACTTATTTTTGAATATAGAAATAAGAATCTCAGAAGAATTTACGTTAATTCTTCTGGAGAAGCAGCCCAAGAGAATATATTATATGTGCATTTTCAGCAAAGAGGGTTTATGAAAATTCTTACAAATGACAAAGAAAGCTACCTTATTATTCCAAATAAGTTTATAGATATTGAAGAAATAACAATACAAAAACTAGATAAATGGACAAAGTCTAGAGATATAGAAAGAAATATATGGTATTTTTTAAATAGGATAAAAAGACGATTTAAAATGATTTCAAAAAATACAAATAATGGTTAAAAAAACAAAAAACACTAAATATATATCATTATCTATGTTATTAGTGATGATATTATACATGATTTGTGTCATATTTAAATTACCTGAGTTTGTTATGTGGGGTGTGAGAACTGGAATTCTTTTAGTTTTTTACAAATACATAATATTTTATTTTAATATAAAACAAATAGATAAAACTGGATTCAGTATAGTATTTTTTTTTATTTTATGGCAGCTAATTAATTTCTTAAGAGCTTGTTATTATGCTGAAGGGTATTGGATGTGGAAGAATATAGTTAACCAATTATTTATATCATTATTTTACATAATAATTTTAATTTCTGTAAACTTAAAAATTGTACGTGATTATTTGAAGTTTTATTGGGTCTTTTCAATTCCACTGGCAATATTATCTCAATTATATTACCAGAATATTCAGCAGTTAAATTACATGCCTCATATATTATTAATGTTATGTTTTATATTTATACCAAAGACACATAAATGGTTTCTTGTAGGGTTATTTTTTTTGTTTTTATCAACTTTTGAACATAGGAATGATATGGGCAAACTAATTATAGCTTTTGTAGTTGGAATTTCTTTAATTTATTTACATTCAACTGTTTTAATAAGAGTAATAAAAATACTTCAATTTGCTTTATTATTAACTCCAATAATATTATCAATAACAGGTTATATAGGTGTTTTTAACCCGTTTCAAATGGATAAATATATAAAAGGAGATTATTACTTTATAGCAACAAAGAATAAAGTTGTAGAGAAAAGAAGCTTCAAATTAGATACCAGAACGTTTATATATGAAAATGTTTTATATACACTAAACAAGAATAATGATTTTTGGTGTGGAAGAAGCCCAGCTTTTGGCGACGAGGGAGGTACTTTTGAAGATAATTTGATTACTGGTTTAAAAGGAAGATATGGAAATGAAGTGGGTATTATGGATATCCTTTTGTGGTATGGATTAATTGGAGTTGTACTTTATTTTTTAATATTTATTAGAGCCAGCTACTTAGCAATTTATAAAAGTAAAAATAGAATAATAAAAGCACTTGGTTTGTATGTTTCTTTTTTATGGATGATGTCTTTTATTTGGGAAAAACCTTTATTTGAAACTTTTTTCATGATTGATTTAGTTATGCTAGGTATTTGTTTATCAAAACAATTTAGATATTTAACCGATATTGAAATGAAGGCATGGGTAAGCAGTATTTTTGTAAAACCAATTAATGTAAAAAAAGAGCCGTATGAAACTACTTTGGCTTTCAAACGTTCTATTTCCTGAAGTTTGTACGGAATTGAATTTACCTATTCCAGTAATTGGTGGTTGGATGGAGTCTGGAGCAAAGTCTCTTATAAATGATTTCTCTAATCACATAGACTTAGCTGTTATTATGTTATATAACGGTAATAAGATAATATACATTGATAAATATAAAATTAAATATTATTTAGTTCCAAGGAATGATTCTGGTTTGAAATTTAACTTTGAAGAAGTTAATAAGCATTTTAGACCAGATTTAGTTCATATTCACGGTACCGAGTATTCTCATTCTTTAGCTTATATTAATGCATGTGGAATATCTAATGTAGTGGTTTCTATTCAAGGCTTAGTGAGTGTATATTCTAGGTATTATTTTGGAGGTATTAAAAGGAGACAATTATTTCCTACTTTAAGAGATATACTAAAGATTGACACACTTTTTCTTCAGTATAAAGACATGGTAAGAAGAGGGAAGAATGAAATTGAACTACTTAAAAAAATTGAACATGTCATTGGAAGAACTAGGTGGGATCAGTCAAATGTCTGGGCTATAAACCCATTTGTTACTTATCATTTGTGTAATGAAACCTTACGTGACTCATTTTATAGCATTCAATGGAAAATTGACGAATGTGAACCATATAGTATTTTTTTAAGCCAAGCTCATTACCCAATTAAAGGATTGCAACAAGTAATCAAAGCGGTTTCAATAGTTAAATTACATTGTCCAGAAATTAAGGTTAAAATTGCTGGCGTTGACTTACTTAATAAATCTTACTGGAAAATAAGTGGATATGGAAATTATATCAAAAGACTTTTAAGAAAATATGATGTTTTTGAAAATTTTATTTTTCTTGGTTCACTATCAGAAAAAGAGATAACTTTACAATATCTAAAAGCTAATATATTTATTTGCCCATCGTCTATCGAGAATAGTCCAAATTCTGTAGGTGAAGCACAATTAGTTGGCACACCATGTATTGCTTCATATGTAGGAGGTAATATGGATATGATTGAAGATAAAGTGTCTGGGTTCTTATATCGTTATGAAGAAGTTGAGTTGTTAGCATATAGAATATGTCAACTTTTTGAAAATCCTAAGCTCTGCAAGAAATTTTCTAATCAAGGTAGGATTGCTGCACAGTTAAGGCATGATTCCCGTAAAAATGCACAGGATTTGTTTTTTATATATACATCAATTCTTAACCAATGATTATTTTTATAATTTACAAGTCGATTAGAAGAGCTTGGAAATATTTAAGAGCTATTATAGATAAATTATATTTCATATTCCTTTTTAAAGGAAATAAAGTAATTTATGCTAATTTTAAGTGTATTGGTACTCCCTATGTCATGGTAGCAAAGGGCGGCAGTTTTTCAATAGGAAAAAACTTCTCCATGAACAATGGTATCTCAGGTAATCCAATAGGGTGTTATGACCGTTGTACTTTCTTTGTGGACAGAGGGGCAAAATTGAGTATTGGCGACAATGTGGGAATGTCTCAAGCGGCATTGATTTGCCATCAGAGCATTACAATTGGCAATTATGTAAAAATAGGGGGTGGGGTGAAAATTTATGATACCGATTTCCATTCTTTAAATCCTGTCATTCGCGCGAGTAAAAATGATTTAATACACAAAGTAAAAGCCCCCGTTGTTGTTAAAGATAATGTTTTTATTGGGGCTTTCACAATCATTCTTAAAGGAGTTACTATTGGACAAAATTCAATAATTGGTGCTGGTTCTGTTGTTACAAAATCAGTACCAGACAATCAAGTTTGGGCTGGTAATCCAGCAAGGTTTATAAGAGCACTTTAAGTGAAAACTATCGCAGTCCTAATCACCGTCCACAACCGTAAAAATAAAACCCTGCAATGCTTGACTCATCTTTTTGACCAACAAGCAGTGGAAGGGTATCAGTTGGAGGTGTACCTCACCGACGACGGATGCACAGATGGGACAGTCCAAGCAGTGACAAATCAATACCCTTCGGTACAAATTGTACAAGGTGATGGTACTTTGTTTTGGAATCGTGGCATGCACCGTGCTTGGCAAGCGGCATCCCAAACCAAAGATTATGATTTTTACTTATGGCTTAATGATGATACGGTATTGTTTGCTGATGCTATGAAGAATATACTTACCGCAAGTAAGCAAACCTATTTTTCGGCTATAGTATGTGGGGCTACCTGTGCTAAAGCGACCCAACTTGTAACTTACAGTGGATGGCTCCACTCAAGTAAAAAACTTTTGGCGCCGAATGGTAAACTTCAGCAATGCAATATAGTAAATGGTAATTTTGTGCTAGTGCCGAAGGTTGTTTTTGATAAAGTAGGGAATTTAGATTGGAAATTTCGTCATGCCATCGGCGATTTTGACTATGGTTTGCGGGCGCAAAAAGCGGGCTTCAAGTGTTTTATTGCTCCGCAATTCGTGGGAACCTGTGAAGCAAACCCTACTTTACCCAAATGGTGTCTGAAAACCACTTCTTTAATCAAACGGTTGAAATTGCTTTACTCACCATTAGGGTATGCAGAGCCAATTCCTTTTTTTATCTATGAAAAAAGACATTTTGGTCTGTTAATAGCACTAAAGCATTTCTTTTCTATTCATTTGAGAGTTTTATTGCCTCACTTATGGAAGTAAATAGTCGAGACTTTGTATTTCAAACTGATTCTAAAATTGTTCAATCAGCTTTTGAAAATGACAATTACTTAATTGAACTTCAGGAAGAAAATTACAATGAAAATATTTGTGTTGTTTACTTTAGCAGTAATAATATTTATTATCCTAACACAGAAGAAGTGTTTAAAAAGCAGATTTTAGAAAAAAATTTCTATGAAATGTACCGTACTAGAGTTAAGAATGCTCACAAGCATATTTTTGTACGTGATATTTTTAAGCAATGGTATTTGAAAGGTATTAATTCTAAAATAAATTCACATGAAAAGTTTCTTGGTTTTTTAAAAATGGAAACAGAAAATTATTTAATCTATACAATTGGTAGCTCTGCTGGAGGGTATGCTGCAGTTTTATATGGGCAATTATTAGGTGCGAATAAAATATTTAGTTTTAATGGTCAGTTTATGCTATTTGATTTGCTAGAGAGCTCAAGCAAAGAAATTAATCCATTAATATTTAGATTAAGATACAATAAAGATATAATAAAATTATACAGCTTAAGGGAGTTTATAACAGAACCAGGACGTATATTTTATTTCAATTCAAGTAAAAATATATGGGATTCTGAGCAATTAAATCATATTGCAGATAAACAAATAAATGTGATTAGATTGAGGACGTCTCATCACGGAATTCCATTCTTAAAAATTGCTTTACAAAATGTAATTTGTTCATCAAATAAAACTTTAATGAAATATACCAATAAAATAAATAATCCAACTTTATTTTCATTAAGATTTGTAGGTTTTTTTCGAATAATTAAGTATATTGTTTATGTATGTTTGAAAAAAATAGCAAAATAAAGGTGTCAGTAAAAGAAAAAGCATTAGTGTTTTATTCATACTTGCCTCCATGGCGTATTGATATATTTAACGCCATGAATGAATATTACGACTTAAAAATCGTTTTTTTGAATTCAGAAAGTGATGGTTTTACTTATAACCGTGATTTACTTTTAAATAATTTACATGTTGATTCTATATTTTATAATAAAGGATTTAATATAGGTACAAAAGCTTTTAGATTGGGTATATATAATATTGTTAAGAAATATAAACCCGATATAGTATTCACTCACGAGTATTCTCCTACGAGTGTTTTTTTGGCTCTATTACTTCGGATTAATATATTTAATTTCCGTTTGATTGTAACCACATCTGATAATTTTAAAATGGCTCAATCTGTTTATGGATTAAAGAAATATTTTAGATTATATGTTTTAAATTCAGCAAATGGTGTTGTAGTATATAGTGAGAATGTTAGAGAATGGTATAAAGAAAATTTTCCACATTTAAAAGTTGAAGTGTGCCCAAATATTCAAAACCCAAGAACACTATTGGCTCACAAAAAATATTTTAAATCTATACTTAAAGGTTATAATAATTTATTTCATTTGAATAAGCCTATTGTTCTATATATTGGTAGGTTAGAAAAAATAAAAGGTGTCGATTTGTTAATCGAGGCGTTTAATAATTCACTCAAAGAAACTCATCAATTGGTACTAGTAGGAGAAGGCTCTGAGAGCCAAAATTTAAAAAATTTGGTTCAAAAATATAATATTGGAAATTCTGTGATTTTCACAGGTTCATATTATGGGAGAGATTTGTATGCTTGGTATTATTTAGCAGATTTTTTTGTCTTACCTAGCCGTTATGAGCCATTTGGGGCAGTTGTTAATGAGG contains:
- a CDS encoding glycosyltransferase; protein product: MKSELNILFISFDADPPHMGGTATVVNVLAKAFQSMGHFVALGYFEDSNYPSQFFKYKIKLNVENKKEIEVFMSQHKFDIVYNTQAMNTDFLFLRSLFVENCKIISAYHNKPRLRYLSLESLMNIYYSSKNPLYKIYTLAKIPLLPIWKYKLQKEERVKFAKMVEHSDRVQLLSKKFYPTFFEILPKTPVSKLIAIGNPVVFENFYPVGKLVEKEKKVIVVCSVNYQKRPELMIKIWSEIEKDENFMEWSFDFIGGGDGFDRIIRMSEKLNLKRIKFLGYQQPETFYNKASIFMMTSRYEGWPMVLMEAMQMGVVPIVFNSFESLDEIVVDKKTGYIISNNDLKGFVNRMKWLMKNENIRHLLAKNAIKSCENFRIEKIYYKYLYIFKELLIEKEK
- a CDS encoding DUF6625 family protein, which produces MKKILIILPYFGSFPKMFPFWLESAYANSSIDFLIITNNKLDAKKNIKVVNMEFEELKLVIQKKFDFPISLPSPYKLCDFKGAYGVIFCNFIKGYDFWGFGDIDLIYGNIRLFLTNEILSNFWVISGWGHLTLYKNNEMCNNFFKNYLEGFQYYKNVFSNPKNSAFDEYNHRGLSDMWKVLYPEKIWNYYPFDDIRVPRINFNFISEFHLECSHKLIFEYRNKNLRRIYVNSSGEAAQENILYVHFQQRGFMKILTNDKESYLIIPNKFIDIEEITIQKLDKWTKSRDIERNIWYFLNRIKRRFKMISKNTNNG
- a CDS encoding glycosyltransferase family 2 protein; this translates as MKTIAVLITVHNRKNKTLQCLTHLFDQQAVEGYQLEVYLTDDGCTDGTVQAVTNQYPSVQIVQGDGTLFWNRGMHRAWQAASQTKDYDFYLWLNDDTVLFADAMKNILTASKQTYFSAIVCGATCAKATQLVTYSGWLHSSKKLLAPNGKLQQCNIVNGNFVLVPKVVFDKVGNLDWKFRHAIGDFDYGLRAQKAGFKCFIAPQFVGTCEANPTLPKWCLKTTSLIKRLKLLYSPLGYAEPIPFFIYEKRHFGLLIALKHFFSIHLRVLLPHLWK
- a CDS encoding mannose-1-phosphate guanylyltransferase, with amino-acid sequence MSIIHVILSGGVGSRLWPLSTKERPKQYLPLFNDKTLFSHTVERNRPFCEQVIVVGNKDNYQLSREELDVIGLTDYTEIVEAAPRNTAAAIAFAAFSVAPEAVLLVTPSDHIISNEKAYSNAFKSAFQWAKNDYLVTFGITPHKPETGYGYIEYNGDEVISFREKPDIETATQFLVSGKFLWNSGMFCFKAKVFLEELAKYEPELFAAAQHAWQNQQGGFLPQFETLAIPSKSIDYAVMERSQRIKVVPATFEWYDLGSYEALWDYFEAKGHDHHFRENNMVLQTGQKHVELVGVDGLVIVETENTILVLPKSKSQEVKRVYERLKG
- a CDS encoding glycosyltransferase family 4 protein, giving the protein MKLLWLSNVLFPEVCTELNLPIPVIGGWMESGAKSLINDFSNHIDLAVIMLYNGNKIIYIDKYKIKYYLVPRNDSGLKFNFEEVNKHFRPDLVHIHGTEYSHSLAYINACGISNVVVSIQGLVSVYSRYYFGGIKRRQLFPTLRDILKIDTLFLQYKDMVRRGKNEIELLKKIEHVIGRTRWDQSNVWAINPFVTYHLCNETLRDSFYSIQWKIDECEPYSIFLSQAHYPIKGLQQVIKAVSIVKLHCPEIKVKIAGVDLLNKSYWKISGYGNYIKRLLRKYDVFENFIFLGSLSEKEITLQYLKANIFICPSSIENSPNSVGEAQLVGTPCIASYVGGNMDMIEDKVSGFLYRYEEVELLAYRICQLFENPKLCKKFSNQGRIAAQLRHDSRKNAQDLFFIYTSILNQ
- a CDS encoding MATE family efflux transporter — protein: MSVAHRVIKNTGFLYAKMGITMFISLYTTRLVLNSLGAEDFGIFNIVGGAIAMLGFLNAAMGGATQRYMSYAEGEGNKEKLKKIFNISTVFHFLTALLLGFILIVAGCFFFNKILNIDAERSYAAKVVYCSLITSTVFTVMTVPYDAILNAHENMRYYSVVGVIESLMRLAVAFAVVYSREDKLIVYGILMSFVPFITMIIMRVYCHRRYEECTIAPRLYWDKQLSREMVRYASWSLFRASTGMLSQYGLSIVLNSFYGTLLNAAQGIANQISGQLAVFSTTMMKVLTPIINKEEGTGNRRVMINTVMIGTKFSFFILSVFIIPFIIETPYILKIWLKKVPEWAVLFTRLQLLRSMIEQLSILMENAIAAKGNIKEFTIIKSVLNILPVILTYCCFYFGYSPYFLYLNWITIGGIIGGGLLLYFTHKECGLLYSEYFIKVFNPCIKLLLIMFICGLFPLLFMPISFFRLLTVCFITIMAFVISLYIFLLTNQEKIIIRTLLSKILKTTQIKAKLSV
- a CDS encoding class I SAM-dependent methyltransferase, with protein sequence MTQSDYKEMYFLNPSIKHNGYASYPIRLSIRKAIEELKNKIEGEVIDIGCGVMPYKELLIQNNKISKYTGIDWEGGSYEHISKPDLYWDGRKIPLSDNSVDWVIATEILEHYFDTKSILDEIKRVLKPGGKLFFTVPFVMTLYEVPYDEFRFTPFSLQKYFELVGYSKYEIKPLGGINFSLAIMYGNRVQNKSLCKVLRKILPILLHPFYVLLIKKDLKTEFINSAYPSGLFGFVEK
- a CDS encoding acyltransferase, with the protein product MIIFIIYKSIRRAWKYLRAIIDKLYFIFLFKGNKVIYANFKCIGTPYVMVAKGGSFSIGKNFSMNNGISGNPIGCYDRCTFFVDRGAKLSIGDNVGMSQAALICHQSITIGNYVKIGGGVKIYDTDFHSLNPVIRASKNDLIHKVKAPVVVKDNVFIGAFTIILKGVTIGQNSIIGAGSVVTKSVPDNQVWAGNPARFIRAL
- a CDS encoding glycosyltransferase translates to MSVKEKALVFYSYLPPWRIDIFNAMNEYYDLKIVFLNSESDGFTYNRDLLLNNLHVDSIFYNKGFNIGTKAFRLGIYNIVKKYKPDIVFTHEYSPTSVFLALLLRINIFNFRLIVTTSDNFKMAQSVYGLKKYFRLYVLNSANGVVVYSENVREWYKENFPHLKVEVCPNIQNPRTLLAHKKYFKSILKGYNNLFHLNKPIVLYIGRLEKIKGVDLLIEAFNNSLKETHQLVLVGEGSESQNLKNLVQKYNIGNSVIFTGSYYGRDLYAWYYLADFFVLPSRYEPFGAVVNEALIFGCPVLASKNIGALDYINEGNNGLIFDPENNESFVDTLFKASNSFTKGGTERDNLMLVSFNQYSKVFYKIAQP